From the genome of Populus trichocarpa isolate Nisqually-1 chromosome 15, P.trichocarpa_v4.1, whole genome shotgun sequence, one region includes:
- the LOC7481801 gene encoding glycine cleavage system H protein 2, mitochondrial: protein MASRLLWASRAASYLRISVSHRGFASVIKDLKYAESHEWVKVDGNTATVGITDHAQDHLGDVVYVELPEVGAAVNQGSGFGAVESVKATSDVYSPVSGNVVEVNEELSSSPGLVNSSPYEKGWIMKVEIKDASELETLKNSDDYAKFCEEEDAKH from the exons atggcTTCAAGATTGTTATGGGCTTCAAGGGCTGCTTCTTACCTCAGGATCTCTGTTTCTCATAGAGGGTTTGCTTCTG TTATAAAGGACTTGAAGTATGCTGAAAGTCATGAATGGGTGAAGGTTGATGGTAATACTGCTACTGTTGGTATAACGGATCATGCTCAGGATCATTTAGGTGATGTAGTGTATGTTGAATTACCAGAAGTGGGTGCTGCTGTAAATCAGGGTTCTGGATTTGGTGCAGTTGAAAGTGTCAAGGCTACCAGTGATGTTTATTCTCCTGTTTCGGGAAATGTGGTTGAAGTTAATGAAGAACTGAGCAGCTCTCCTGGTTTG GTCAATTCAAGCCCCTACGAAAAGGGATGGATTATGAAGGTTGAAATTAAAGATGCCAGTGAACTAGAGACCTTGAAGAACTCAGATGACTATGCTAAGTTctgtgaagaagaagatgcaaaGCATTGA